The genomic stretch AGGAACAGAGTGGCAAGAAAAGCCAGAAGGTAGGAAGCCACGAGAAGCCTGCTTCCTCTTAGAAAAGCAGTTGACCACGTGTCACAGGTTATACCAGGCTTGCAGAGGAACACTGCAAGTGACGCTGACACTGAGCATGGACTGTTGCGCTCTGACCGTGCCAAACATGAGCCCGCAAAACTATATACCCCGGCCCATGTACAATGGACAGTGCTCATCGATTTCATCTTTCTGAGATTCAAAGAGGGCACTTGCTGCAGGGGGTGACTTTCAAGtccagctctcccacacttaCTGTTCTATAGCAAAGACAGGAAGGTCAGCCCCTACTAGTCCCAGAATGAAGTAGTTGAGGGCAAAAGACAGTGTTGATTTTATAGATGGACAAAATAAGGCTCAGAGAAGGCAATTAACTTgttaaaaattcaaagcaaactAGGAGTGAGTCTAGAAGTTACCCATGTCTCCTCAgtgcataggaaaaaaaaaaaaattaaaaaccaggaaGGAAACACCTGATGATAATAAAATCAGGTGATGTACTGGACAATTTTggtatttcttgtttgttttttaagagtccTGTAGCCCAGCAGTTGAACTTGTTAattagccaaggatggccttgaactccagatcttcctgtctctgtcttctctgtgctaggattacaggtatgtgcaagaaataaattcattaaaagaaaaagtcaaaagaaaaaaagaaaaagaaaagaaaaagccagccaggcggcgcacacctttaatcccagtactcaggaggtagaggcaggtggatcactgtgagtttgagaccagcctggtctacaaagcaagtgcaggacagccaaggctacacagagaaattctgtctcgggggtgggggtggggggccgggagaaataaagaaaaaagaaaaagaaaaagcagaagacagGTGATTAGTTcatacctgcaaccccagcattgGAGAGACTAAAATagatggactgctgtgagttcaaagtcaacctgggatagctttcttttctttttttcttttcaaacaaaacagggtttccctgtgtagtcttagctgtcctggagcttgctctataggctaggctggcctctaatttatagagatccacctgcttcccaagcactgggattaaaggcgtgcgccgccaccatcACCAAACTACCCTGACCTATCTtgagaccacatctcaaaaataaataaagttccaTTGATCtcttaaataaatcattttatttggGGGATTTACCTATAAGAACATGtgtgagagccaggtgtggtggtgcacgcctttaatcccagcactcggtaggcaaaggcaggtagatctctgagttcaaggccagcctggtctacaaagtgagtccaggacagccaaggctacacagagaaaccctgtcttgaaaaaccaaaaaatcaaaaaaagcaaaataaggaCAATACAGAATCACACAGTGGAGGACTTTAAATAACATTTCCATTCATAGCCTGTTATGCACCTCATGAAAATTATAAACAAGAGCCAGGTGTGTGGAAAGTAATCTTCTATACAATTCACACAGGGAGTtgatttttggggtttttttgagacagccttggctgtcctggacttgctttgtagaccaggctaacctcaaactcacagagatccacctgtggctgcctcccaggtactaggattaaaggcgtgcaccaccaagcctgtcagtgagttaatttttgtcttgttaccaatcttattttaaaagaaaattaggtatattttatttacttgtatgtatgtttgtatccatacacacatgtgtgacacagtacacatgtggaggtcagaggaaaactcactggagttggttctctccttgtacCACGTGGGGCCCAGGGGTCACACTTGGGTCACTGACAGTAAGCTCTTTACTCATTGAGCCATTTTGCCTGTCTACTGACTGAGCGTTGAGAAAGgatcctccccctgccctcccccaagcATTCCAGAAAGAGTGAGaccaaaggcatgcgccaccacgtcctgCTGCTGTCCTTCTTCACTAGGAGGAAAGATGTGCTCTTTGGAAATTTAAACATGCttctgtgtagtgtgtgcatatgtagtgtgtgcatatgttttaTGCATGTTATTTGCGTAGAGATGTGTGAATACCCACGGGAAACCATAGTTTAAAGAATGTTGGAGGAGCAggtctgtaagcccagcacctaagcagccagggcaggaggaatgtcacaagttcaaggtcagcctgtacCATACAAGTTCTGGGCTAGTcaaggttacagagtgagaccctatctcaacatattaaaaatacataaatgagtACATCATGTCCAGCACGCACATGGCCCTGGGCACAGCACAACAGAGCAAGGCCCTGCTATCTCtggcaagagaagaaaaataccaGTGAGCTCAGGAAAGGCCTGTGGCACCCATGGCGCCTGAACTTGGGGGACACGTGCTCACCGGATGCCAAAGACGCAGTGGATGTAGTTCCAGATGGCCCTGCGGAGCATGGAGGTGTCCACGCCACTGTGCATGGCAATAGTGTTATAGGTGAGGCTGTAGGCGACCTGAAACTTCTCGTCCAGCAGCTGCCCTCCCTCAGGGTAGAGCCGCTGGATCAGTGAGTAGCCGTGGTCTTCCCAGGTATAGTCCTGAGGAATGAAGGGAGAGGTCAGTGAGCAAGACTTTGGAGGACCAAGGCTGGCCAGAGGTCTGGCCTCTGTACCTCTAGGAGTCACACCTTAGCTTTGCATAACATACCCTCACTGGCCTGAGACACCAACCAGGATGTCCCTGGGCGTGgactttcccaccctccctgtaGGGCCCTTTCAGGTCTCCCGGGCAGCCCTCAAGAGTTCTTAAAGGGAGGAGGTATGCAACTTAGAACCACGTGCCTCCCCCCTGCGTATATGTAAATCTGAAGCGATGATGAACAAGACTGGTGCGGGGGGGGCACCCTCACCTGGGCCCGGAAGGTTGGGGGCGCCTGAGTCCCTCGGCGAGTGAAGTCTTCATATCCAAAAGCAGGGTCTTCCACAAAGCACAGAATGTCCGGGTGTGGAGAGGGCTCCAGGATGTCCGCTAAAGGCCGAATCAGAAAGGTGACAACAGTGAGGCTGGGCAGAGCAGGCTCCACATCTTCAGGGAAGCcatgggagggggggtggggcaAGTATAGTAGGGGACCTCAGAGAGCCTCTCCCCAACGAACTGGGAGGAGTTTAGCTAGAGCCAGCTCCTACAGAGCAGGCGACTCCTACCGGTGGACCCAAGAGGCAAAGCCCCCATAATAATCACAGGCAGGTCTATGGAATGGCTCTGATCTTGGCTCTGTCCACCTGACACACAAGCCCTGCAGGGCTAACAGACCAGGAGTCAAAGGCAAGTCTGAATGCAAGGCCCATGCTCAGAACCCCCCTGGAAGGAGAAGGCATGGTGTATGGAGGTGTCTGCTGCCATCAGCAatgtaaaggggggggggcagccccAGCACTGAGGCTTGTGATCCTGTACCTGAGGGGGTCACCAGCAGGCTTTCTGACTTCTCCAGCTCAAAACGGTTCTCCATTTCCTCCTGGGAAGCCCCCTCGTCCCGCAGCAGGCTCTCCTGCAGCTGCCTCATGCGTTCCATCAGAGCTTCTACATCGCGGGCGGCTTCAAAACCCTGCAGGAAGGACCCGGTGATCACCATTTCGTCCCTCTGGGAAACAACACTCAGTGTTTCCATATTCCAGGCCTTCCTGAGTGATCAGAAACCACAGCTGGTTTCTGGGGCCACCGCGCTGGGCACCTCCGGCAGCCTGAGCCTCCCAAAGGGAACTTTCTAAGTCCAGAGAGGAGACAACTGCCTTCCTTCATTGGTAATTCACAagctttctgggtttgtttgttttgggtttttgagacagggcctctctgtgttagccttggctgtcctggattcactttatagaccaggctggcttcgaactcacagcctgcctctgcctcccaagtgctgggattaaaggcgtgtgctaccagcCAAGCAATTTTGCTGTGGTCTCTCACTGTGAAGAGATGGGGAAGCAAACAGAGGTCTCTATTCTCACAGCAGGGCCTGCACCAGTTTTCTCCCACACCGCGATCCAGGGCCATGACTCACCCCAGTGTTGTTCAATGGGTCCCCATTTGGGGGGCTGCCTTGTTCACTGGGAGGTGAGGGTGCCTGTGAGGCAGGGCTGCCCTCTGCGTCTCCTTCAGGAAGAATTCCACAGCCAAACACGAAGGACGCCAGAGAGTGGCAGTGGGTAAACAGGACCAGCGCTTGGATGAGTTCAGCCAGGGACCAGCTGTGCTCTCCAGTCTTCAGTAAGGCCTGAGATGGCAGGAGGGAGAGTCAAGAGGCTTAGTGGCTGCCCCTGGGCAGCCCCAGCCCCGCCCCTGGGCAGCCCCAGGGTCCCgggctctctctgcctgccacacCTGGATATGGTCCTTGGTGATGAGCCAAGGCCGATGTGCCAGTAACTTGTTGATCTCGCTGAGTTTTCGAAGTTTTTCAGGGGCCCGGTCGAGGCCCAGCAGCCACTCAGGGTCACCTCCAGTCTGCAGGAACTCTGTCATGTGGGTACCCACCAGGTAAGAACACTGGTGGCGGGCAGCAGCCTGTGGAGGGAGTCAATAAGCCTGAACTACCCGCCTTCTGTGACCCATCCTGGGAAGACCCCCTTGAAATCTAAGAGGCAGAGAAATCTATGGTCTAACTTCAGCTCCAGTACCAGCTTGCTGGTCACCTGACCCCCTTTGCTCCTCACTTTCCCCATTTGCAAAATATACACTTAAAGATGTCTCTCTTCagccggggtggtggtggcacacatctttgatcccagcactcaggaggcagaggcaggtggatctctctgtgttccaggccagcctggtctacaaagcgagtccaggacagtcaaggctacacagaaaaaaaaaaaggtgtctctctttaaatattttatttaattttaatttatgtgcatcggtgtaggggtgtcagatcttggagttacggacagttgtgagctgccatgtgggtgctgggaattgaaccgaggtcctttggaagagcaggcagtgctcttaaccattgagccatctctccagccccaggtgtctctctttaaaacttaaaattccaTGGACACCATCAGGTAAAGCTAGAACTTCCTTTtcacctttaaaaaacaaaaaaacaagccgggtgtggtggtacacgcctttaatcccagtacttgggaggcagaggcaggcggattgctgtgagttcgaggccagcatggtctacaaagggagtccaggacagccaaggctacacagagaaaccttgtctcaaaaaacaaaacaaaacaaaacaaaaaaaccaaaacaaaaacccaaaacaaacaaaaagctagggggtgggggtagggggctggagagatggctcagaggttaagagcattgactgctcttccaaagatcctgagttcaattcccagcaaccacatggtggcttacaactatctataaagagatctggtgctctctccaGATCTCTGGtacagaatgctgtatacataataataaataatggtgcacacctttaatcccagcactcaggaggcagaggcaggcagatcacagtgagtttgaggccagcctggtctacaaagggagtctaggacagcgaaggctacacagagagaccctgtctcaaaaacaaacaaacaaacaaacaaacaaaaaacacaaggcTGGGTAGTGGAgggtacacagctttaatcccagcagaagcaggtggatctctgtgagttcgggaggccagcctggtatacagagtgagtccccaatagtcaacgctacacagagaaaccctatctcgaaaaaacaaaccaaaaaaaaaaaaaaaaaaaaaaaaaatccaactcagGAGAGTCCCAGCAATGAAGCTAGAACCACTATTTGGCCGCCCTGCAAGCATCAAGCCCAGGCAAGCTTACCATGATGGCAATATAGTGGCGCCAGGAGCTGGCCAGGGGTCCATCCGTGTGCAGCAGCTGGTAGTGCAGGCGCCAAAAGCTGCTAAGGTAGTCGGGGTGCAGCCCCATCACCACCGCCAGGTTGTCCACCCGCCCCGAAGACATCATCGCCTCAAGCCCCAGGTGCTGCTCcaggctctcagctccttcccgaAAGATCTGCTGGGCAAAGAGGACAGCATGGGCTCTCTCCTGCCCCCCAACCCCATACTGACCAACCTCTTCTCTGTTTTATACATATAGTTGTATTATATAGATATAAGATAAGAGCAGGAAACTGAACACCACCAATCACATCCACAGGAGGAGGCCGACTAAGCAATACTTCTTAGGTACCTTATAAGGTCTACCACATGTTGGGCGCTGTCCAAGTACTTCATATAAACTTACTCAAGACAGCTAGGAAATTAGggtttcattttctctatttttactcTGCAATGATAAaaagatttctttccttctttttattttttttttccaatgctggggatcaaacctagggcctcgtGCACGCTAGACAAACGTCATGCCACTAAGCGTCATCCCCAGGCCCTCCTCCCTTCTTAttttttgcaacagggtctctctgtgtagctctggctgtcctgaaacttgctctgtagaccaggctggcctcagacacacagagatcgGGCCTGGctctacttcccgagtgctgagattaaacgtgcatgccactactgcctggctcccttctctcttctgcaTAGAACCAGGTTTTTACACTTCACAATCTCGGGGCTCagagtgggatcaaatatcctgcgacattgatcctcttgcctctacccgtcaagtgatgggattataggcatgtgctactgttaggattctgctttacTCTGCCTACCCGTGATgacattgcctacctgccacccgggtgtggccctgcccagggctatataaaaggacagaacCTCCTCGTGGTCCCCTCTCTCAACTCCCTTACTCCttacttttcctctctctgtctctccctgggctaccccttcccctttccttctccccccatggtcatttaataaactcctctacaacataatatctgctgcttggtaccttattaccttatatctttatatttaatCATAAAAACCACCATGACCAGTTTATGTGGAGCTAAGGAtctaacccagggctttgtagaCGGCAGGCAAACACACTAACATCCGCAGTGGCCTATACCACAGCCCctgtcccctttccttcctcctttcccttcttgttTGTTCACTGTGGAGCTGGGTc from Acomys russatus chromosome 29, mAcoRus1.1, whole genome shotgun sequence encodes the following:
- the Sesn2 gene encoding sestrin-2 isoform X1 encodes the protein MIVADSEGGAEIKSYLPFARGGVDGPGTGEEHREGPARRGPRGPSAFIPVEEQIFREGAESLEQHLGLEAMMSSGRVDNLAVVMGLHPDYLSSFWRLHYQLLHTDGPLASSWRHYIAIMAAARHQCSYLVGTHMTEFLQTGGDPEWLLGLDRAPEKLRKLSEINKLLAHRPWLITKDHIQALLKTGEHSWSLAELIQALVLFTHCHSLASFVFGCGILPEGDAEGSPASQAPSPPSEQGSPPNGDPLNNTGGFEAARDVEALMERMRQLQESLLRDEGASQEEMENRFELEKSESLLVTPSADILEPSPHPDILCFVEDPAFGYEDFTRRGTQAPPTFRAQDYTWEDHGYSLIQRLYPEGGQLLDEKFQVAYSLTYNTIAMHSGVDTSMLRRAIWNYIHCVFGIRYDDYDYGEVNQLLERNLKIYIKTVACYPEKTTRRMYNLFWRHFRHSEKVHVNLLLLEARMQAALLYALRAITRHMT
- the Sesn2 gene encoding sestrin-2 isoform X2, encoding MIVADSEGGAEIKSYLPFARGGVDGPGTGEEHREGPARRGPRGPSAFIPVEEIFREGAESLEQHLGLEAMMSSGRVDNLAVVMGLHPDYLSSFWRLHYQLLHTDGPLASSWRHYIAIMAAARHQCSYLVGTHMTEFLQTGGDPEWLLGLDRAPEKLRKLSEINKLLAHRPWLITKDHIQALLKTGEHSWSLAELIQALVLFTHCHSLASFVFGCGILPEGDAEGSPASQAPSPPSEQGSPPNGDPLNNTGGFEAARDVEALMERMRQLQESLLRDEGASQEEMENRFELEKSESLLVTPSADILEPSPHPDILCFVEDPAFGYEDFTRRGTQAPPTFRAQDYTWEDHGYSLIQRLYPEGGQLLDEKFQVAYSLTYNTIAMHSGVDTSMLRRAIWNYIHCVFGIRYDDYDYGEVNQLLERNLKIYIKTVACYPEKTTRRMYNLFWRHFRHSEKVHVNLLLLEARMQAALLYALRAITRHMT